CGGATGCTGTACTCTGATTGGGACGAGCACGAATCTTGTCATACAGGGGCTGATGCTGGATAGCGGCATGCGGGGCATGACTTTTTTCGAGATCGGGGCGGTTGGTCTGCCGATCGCGCTGGTCAGCGTCATGTTCCTGGTCTTCGTGGTGCCGCGGTTGTTGCCTGTTCGTGGCGAAATTTCGGAGCGAATCGACGCGGTCCGTCGCGAGTATCTGATTGAAATGGTCGTGCAGGCGGAGTGCCCCTTCGTTGGCATGACGGTGCAGGTCGCCGGTTTGCGACAGCTTCCGGGCCTGTTCCTGTTCGAGATTCAGCGTGGTCGGCAGATTATCGCGCCTGTTGGTCCCGACGAATTGCTGAGCAGCGGGGATCGGCTGGTCTTTGCAGGCGTGGTCAGTACGATCGTTGACTTGCAGAAGATCAAGGGGCTGAGCCCGGCCGCTCATGACGACCGTGAGGACGTTCGAGATTCGGCACGATCCGGCCGGCGATACTGCGAGGCTGTGGTGAGCACGAGCAGTCCGCTCGTCAGTCGAAGTGTTCGCGATTCAAACTTCCGTACAATTTATGACGCGGCGGTGATCGGTGTGCATCGAAACGGTGAGCGGCTTGAAGGAAAAATCGGCGACATCGTACTGCGATCCGGTGATACGCTGCTGCTTCAGGCATCGGCCGGTTTCGTGCGAGTGCATCGAAACAATCCCGATTTCTTTCTCGTGAGCGAGATCGGCGACGCCGAGCCGGTTCGACACGAAAAGTCGCGACTGGCGACGGGCATCTTGCTGGCAATGATCCTAATGATGGCTTTGCCGGACATTTGCGTTGCACTTGGTCTGCCTTCAGCGGTCCGGGAGCGAATCGAGCCGCTCCGGGTTTTGATGGCGTTTCTCGCGGCTGCTGTCATGATCGCGACACGATGCGTCACTTCAGCGAGTGCGCGGCGTAACGTGGAGTTCCAGGTGCTCCTGGTGATTGCCGCTTCGTTTGGTATTTCCCGTGCGATCGAGAAGACAGGGCTCGCCGAAATGGTCGCCGGAGTATTCATGCCTGTGGCGAGCGAATGGGGCGCGATCGGCGCACTGGCGGCGCTTTATTTGCTTGTGAGCGTCATGACGGAGATCGTCACGAACAATGCGGCGGCGGCATTGATGTTTCCCATTGCCGTCGCGACGGCCAACAAGCTGGGCGTGGATGCACGGCCGTTCGTGATGGCGGTGACGATTGCAGCGTCGGCTGCATTCGCGTCACCGATCGGCTATCAGACGCACATGATGGTGTTCGGGCCCGGCGGATATCGGTTCAGCGATTTCCTGCGCACCGGCATACCGCTCAACGTGATCTGGTTCGGCCTCGCGGTGCTGCTGATCCCGATGTGCTGGGGATTCTGATTCCGGCGGCGGGCGCGGTATGGCTCACTTTTCAACGGACATGACTTCGATCTCTATTCTTCCCAGGACCGGCATCAGCGAGGCTACCGCGTTCGCAAGGCCTTCATCGCCAAGAGGCATGATCGTCAGGGCCACGCGGTTGGGCTCACAGTCCGTCTGTCGCATGGCGGCGTCGATGTCGATCCACTTACCGCCGATGTAGACCTGCGTCCACATGTGATAGCCGAATGCACTTCCCTTTTTGTCGTGAATGTAACCGCTGGGCACTTCGATGATTCCGCTGACTCCGCGTGCCGGAAGGCCGGCAGCCCGGCACATGGCCGCGAGCAGCACGGCATGTTCGGTACAGTCTCCACTGCGGTTGCGGGCGACGTCGGAGGCGGTGGCAAAGCCGACATCCATGTTCTTGTTGGTGATGTATTCCGTTACTTTCTCGCGAAGCGCGGCCGCGATCTCGGCGGGCGTCGACGCACCGCGCGACGCGCGTTTCGCGAGGCGGCGTATTCGCGAGTCCGCCGCGTCGCA
This portion of the Phycisphaerae bacterium genome encodes:
- a CDS encoding SLC13 family permease, with amino-acid sequence MGIDGWITLALLVAMIYGLIRYAHLADVVFLSGVTLLGLCGVVTPREALSGFSNPGMLTVAALFVVATGLRETGALDVIAHHLLGTDGNERKALVRLTVSLSLVSAFLNNTTVVAMAIPVVLDWCRRHGIAPSKLLIPISYASIVGGCCTLIGTSTNLVIQGLMLDSGMRGMTFFEIGAVGLPIALVSVMFLVFVVPRLLPVRGEISERIDAVRREYLIEMVVQAECPFVGMTVQVAGLRQLPGLFLFEIQRGRQIIAPVGPDELLSSGDRLVFAGVVSTIVDLQKIKGLSPAAHDDREDVRDSARSGRRYCEAVVSTSSPLVSRSVRDSNFRTIYDAAVIGVHRNGERLEGKIGDIVLRSGDTLLLQASAGFVRVHRNNPDFFLVSEIGDAEPVRHEKSRLATGILLAMILMMALPDICVALGLPSAVRERIEPLRVLMAFLAAAVMIATRCVTSASARRNVEFQVLLVIAASFGISRAIEKTGLAEMVAGVFMPVASEWGAIGALAALYLLVSVMTEIVTNNAAAALMFPIAVATANKLGVDARPFVMAVTIAASAAFASPIGYQTHMMVFGPGGYRFSDFLRTGIPLNVIWFGLAVLLIPMCWGF